Sequence from the Pongo pygmaeus isolate AG05252 chromosome 23, NHGRI_mPonPyg2-v2.0_pri, whole genome shotgun sequence genome:
GCCAAGTTAAGAAACCGTCTGagtatcagttttctcatctgtagaatggagagAACAGTAAAACCTCCCTCACTGGgctgttctgaggattaaatgacaatACAGCTAAGCAGTACCAGAGTCTGGTCCATATTAAGCACTAAGAACATGTTAACTTGCCTCCCGTAAGTaaattcacacatgcacacactcacacacacacacacataccaattTATGAActatttttcaaaggaaataacTTGGTTATAAGAGACAGGTATCATAGGAAGAAGCATTCACTAGAATAGCTGAAACCTAgggacaggttatttgaaaaggTATTGAGACTGTGAAAGCAATGTGTGCTTTGGGGAAGTCAGGAAAATCCTCCTTTTTCAAGTCCCTCGTTGCTTTTAAGCCTGAGAAGTTACTGccaaaggagaaaagaagttACCACCAAATGCACACAGAAGttcagaaaggaaaacaaaggctAGCCAAGACCTTGTGAATCACTCTAACCAGGAAACAGACAGAGGTATTAACTCACTAGGATGTGCATTCAGAGAAGCAATATAAAATTGCATTAAAcgggattaaatgagttgatatttgtaaagcacttagaacagtgcctgatatATATGCTACCCCCAGGGTCCTACGTAAttgtttgttaaatgaaaataacagtACGGTATTTCTGATTTGTAAGGTTGTTGTAACATTAGGGAAAAAGGCCTTACTTCTTCCCCCACGCCCAGCCTGGCGGCAGGCCTGGTTCCCATGGTGTTGCAAGAATGTTGCTGTTTGGGTCTCTATCACCAGGCTATAAATGACAGTTCAAAATCATGCAAAGTCAACAGTGGAGCTTATCTGGAGGGTAGGATGTCCAGTGGTGTGGCAACATGTGATAAGAAGGGGTGGCATTGTATCAGTAAAATGGAATATTTCAGCTTGATTACACAGAGAAAAAACAAGCGCCCTAGAAATGGACTAAATGGCTACCAGGCGGAAAGTGTTAGTCTGTGAACCAGAGACCTGCACTCCTAAAACTGGGAGGATCTGAGAATGCAGAGGCCACTTTGGAAAATGTGAAGGTCTAAATCATCAATTATCTTTtagctgcccccaccccaccagctATTTCTTGGAGCCAGATGAGCAGGGTCCGGGAACAACTGCCGGAGGGTGGGGTAGGGCCAGAAGATCAGAGAGGAGGATGCATCTGCAGCATCTCTGTTCTCTCTCCCAGGGTCACCGGGGCAACAGCCTGGACCGGAGGTCACAGGGAGGCCCACACCTCAGTGGGGCTGTGGGAGAAGAAATCCGGCCTTCGATGAACCGGAAGCTGTCGGATCATCCCCCCACCCTTCCCCTGCAGCAGCACCAGCACCAGCCACAGCCTCCGCAATACGCCCCAGCGccccagcagctgcagcagcctcCACAGCAGCGGTATCTGCAGCACCACCATTTCCACCAGGTATCTGGAAAGAAGGCAGTGGGCACAGTACGGTGGAAAGGAGAACCTGCCTCCCCTCCAGGCCTGGCCCAGCCTCTTTAGGTCTCAGAGAGTTCATGATGAAGACCCTGGACCCCCCCAAATGGCAGAAATAGGGAAACTGCTCTTGGCAAAGACATCTCTGTGAATTAAATGGCTCCTgcctgaacacacacacacactcacacactctcacacacactgtcacacacacacactcacactcacacacacacttccccTGAGGACTCAGTAaacaatttcttcattttcctatCAGCACAATTCCAAATCTATTCATGCCCCTTAGCCCATCTGGCTATCAGATCCACAAGAGAAAAAGACTTAATACCCACAACAGAGCCttgtttattacttatttatctcCCCCCCACCCTTGTTCCCGATGGGATTTCAGGTGGCTTACTGAGATGGACAATACGGCCAGATAACATCGCTCCTGAATTCCTTAGCAGGGCACACAAAGTCCTTTGAGAGCTGCCAGAATCTATTTCCCCAGCCTCGTCCCTGCTGCCTCCCCGCCAACTCCCCGTGCAAACACACATTCCAGCAACCCCCCACACTACCTTAGTTACCCGAATGGTCCATTGCGTTTCCTCTCATGCCTTTGTGGCATTTTATATGCTGATCCCTCTACCTGATGAGCCCCTCCCTGGGCAGTCCTACCCCTCCTTTAAGCTGGGGTTCAAGCAtgacctcctctgtgaagccttccttGATTTCCCAGGCAGATACAGACATTTCTTCTCTCTGCTCACTTACCACTTAAATGTGCATGGTTCCCACTCTAAATGGAAGCTCCATGAAGCCAGAGACCTTCTCTTTCCAGCTATATTTCCCTTGTGTCTGCTACCAGCTATATTTCCCTTGTGTCTGCTACTGGAAACATGGTAGGTGCCtgataaatatttcttgactgaataaataaaacccGCCTTTGCCTTCTTTGCCTTCAGCATCTAAGGTGCCTTTAGACCTTAGGTCTTCCTCAACATGGAGGGTTTATTGTCATTGTCAGTAAGTATTCCTGGAATATACTGGCTGTGTGGATGGCATCTGAGCAAGGCACTGGAGGAACCGGTGGGAGATGTCCTGGCAGTGGGGTGACCGGTCTTctgttgtatgtttctaggaacgCCGAGGAGGCAGCCTTGACATAAATGATGGGCACTGTGGCACCGGCTTGGGCAGTGAAATGAATGCAGCCCTCATGCATCGGAGACACACAGACCCAGTGCAGCTCCAGGCGGCAGGGGTATGGGAACTGTCCTTCTCTGGGATCCCTAGGGAAAGGCCCCGGGACAGAGCTCAGTGGaggagatgaggcaggagagacTCAAACCACACagatctggctgggcatggtggctcacacctgtaatcccaacactttgggaggccgaggcaggtggatcacctgaggtcaggagtttgagaccagcctggccaacatggtgaaacctcacgtctactaaaaatacaaaaattagccaggcatggtggcagatgccagtaatcccagctacttgggagactgaggcaggagaattgcttgaacccaggaggcggaggttgcagtgagccaagattgcgctgttgtactccatcctgggcaacaagagcgaaactccgtctcaaaaaacaaaacaaaaaaaaaacaaatgcacacacagaTCAAACGAGAGGTGATGGAATATTTGGGGAGGCCTGGGGCTGAGCCAGCACCATCCAGTCTGTTGATCTCAGTCTGGTGCCAGGCCTTCCCTGTTCTCATAGTTCTTGGTTCTAGTTCTTTATCATCTTTATCATAGTCCTTTACCATTGCCTTTAtcattgcatctttttttttgttttttgagacagggtcttactctgtctcccaggctcgagtacagtggcacaatcatggctcactgcagattcaaact
This genomic interval carries:
- the GRAP2 gene encoding GRB2-related adapter protein 2 isoform X3 codes for the protein MVSRRPLSTPGRELTHGQGGWFLHHPGQPELPRGLLHLCQGHRGNSLDRRSQGGPHLSGAVGEEIRPSMNRKLSDHPPTLPLQQHQHQPQPPQYAPAPQQLQQPPQQRYLQHHHFHQERRGGSLDINDGHCGTGLGSEMNAALMHRRHTDPVQLQAAGRVRWARALYDFEALEDDELGFHSGEVVEVLDSSNPSWWTGRLHNKLGLFPANYVAPMTR